A region from the Candidatus Electrothrix scaldis genome encodes:
- a CDS encoding PhnD/SsuA/transferrin family substrate-binding protein gives MIKKLLAALTLLLFFIVPSFAAQKSTNGAVRIGILSWNGPLGFKKSWEGIEKYLSKEIGRPFELVPLEFKEVLPAVRQGTVEFFTADPSMFISAKTKYGAEEILTMKLINADSVGAVIFTKKDNDKVSQLPDLRGKKFGALHRWSFGGWQMAEKEFRDAGIDPYPFLHTLRFFDKPDAVVRAVLSGQVDAGTIPASILERMARTGAIKMRDVKFLNQKDYPDFPYACSTELYPGFPLAKTAAVGHTLAHEVADALKALKPGDKILKAARITGWVDPLDYTDLEVVQSQLRGGGYTGRRPH, from the coding sequence ATGATAAAAAAGCTTTTGGCAGCACTCACCCTGCTGCTCTTCTTCATCGTACCAAGCTTTGCCGCACAAAAAAGCACGAACGGCGCAGTGAGAATAGGCATTCTTTCCTGGAACGGCCCGCTGGGCTTTAAGAAAAGCTGGGAAGGCATTGAAAAATATCTTAGTAAAGAGATCGGAAGACCCTTTGAGCTGGTGCCCCTGGAGTTCAAAGAAGTTCTGCCCGCAGTACGCCAGGGCACAGTGGAATTTTTCACTGCTGACCCATCGATGTTCATCAGCGCCAAGACAAAGTACGGAGCTGAGGAAATCCTGACCATGAAGCTTATTAATGCGGATTCTGTGGGTGCGGTCATCTTTACAAAAAAAGACAACGACAAGGTAAGCCAGCTCCCCGACCTGAGGGGAAAAAAGTTCGGTGCCTTACACCGCTGGTCCTTCGGAGGCTGGCAGATGGCGGAAAAAGAATTCCGTGATGCCGGTATTGACCCCTACCCTTTTCTTCACACCCTCCGTTTTTTTGACAAACCCGATGCAGTGGTGCGGGCCGTCCTGAGCGGACAGGTCGACGCGGGTACTATCCCGGCCAGTATTCTGGAACGAATGGCCCGGACAGGAGCGATAAAAATGCGGGATGTAAAATTCCTCAACCAAAAAGATTACCCTGATTTCCCCTATGCCTGTTCCACCGAGCTTTACCCTGGTTTCCCCCTAGCCAAAACAGCCGCTGTCGGGCATACCCTGGCCCACGAGGTCGCCGATGCGCTCAAGGCGCTCAAGCCTGGAGACAAAATCCTGAAAGCCGCCCGGATCACAGGTTGGGTTGATCCGCTTGACTATACAGATTTAGAGGTCGTTCAATCACAGCTCAGAGGCGGTGGCTATACGGGACGACGACCGCATTAA
- a CDS encoding BtrH N-terminal domain-containing protein: protein MQAKLLIDFPHTQSAHCESGAAANLLNWHGIKLSEAMTFGIGGGLFFGYFPFIRLNGLPLVTYRAAAGHILKRLSKVPGVRMFEKRFRSQEQAMAELDAALADSIPVGLQTGVYWLPYFPRALRFHFNAHNLVVYGKEGDDYLISDPVFPQSVRCPAVDLARARFAAGALAPKGKMYYLSQAPKHLDMPALIRQGIHSVCRMMLGSPFPLIGVRGIRFLAGRLERWPERLGKESAELHLGHTVRMQEEIGTGGGGFRFMYAAFLQESGKLLQDQALLEAASLFTEAGDRWRQFAVMAARICKGRGTADDTYPAMAERMRICADLEEQAFRRLKEWLRENPAQ from the coding sequence ATGCAAGCCAAGTTATTGATTGATTTTCCTCATACCCAGTCCGCCCATTGCGAAAGCGGTGCAGCTGCGAACCTCCTGAACTGGCACGGTATCAAGCTTTCCGAGGCCATGACCTTCGGAATTGGTGGCGGGCTATTCTTCGGCTATTTCCCTTTTATTCGCCTGAATGGCTTGCCGCTGGTGACCTATCGTGCTGCGGCTGGTCATATCCTCAAGCGTTTGAGCAAGGTTCCCGGTGTCAGGATGTTTGAAAAACGCTTCAGAAGTCAGGAGCAGGCAATGGCGGAACTGGATGCGGCCTTGGCTGACTCCATCCCGGTTGGCTTGCAGACCGGTGTCTATTGGCTACCCTATTTTCCCAGGGCCTTGCGTTTTCACTTCAATGCCCATAACCTGGTGGTCTATGGTAAAGAAGGGGATGACTATCTGATCAGTGATCCGGTCTTTCCCCAGTCGGTGCGCTGTCCTGCTGTGGATTTAGCCCGGGCTCGATTTGCTGCCGGTGCCTTAGCCCCGAAAGGCAAGATGTACTATCTCAGCCAGGCCCCAAAGCATTTGGATATGCCAGCCCTTATTCGGCAGGGGATTCATTCGGTTTGCCGCATGATGCTCGGCAGTCCTTTTCCATTGATAGGAGTGCGAGGAATACGCTTTTTGGCCGGTAGGCTGGAGCGTTGGCCGGAACGTCTGGGCAAGGAGAGCGCAGAACTGCATCTCGGTCATACTGTGCGGATGCAGGAGGAAATAGGTACTGGTGGTGGTGGCTTTCGCTTTATGTATGCAGCTTTTCTCCAGGAGAGCGGTAAGCTGCTTCAGGATCAGGCCTTGCTTGAGGCCGCAAGCCTTTTTACCGAGGCAGGAGATCGCTGGCGGCAGTTTGCCGTGATGGCCGCCAGGATCTGTAAGGGCCGGGGAACTGCCGATGATACCTACCCGGCTATGGCCGAGAGAATGAGGATCTGTGCAGATCTGGAAGAGCAGGCGTTTCGCAGATTAAAGGAATGGCTGCGCGAGAATCCGGCCCAATAG
- a CDS encoding acyloxyacyl hydrolase, translated as MKKYMQFLRPLSVLCCLVVTMFLGAGGADAAELVDPFDFSGDSRVFLGGYGQSVPGWGETEERVTTLELIPRYNHRIIDEMGSGWYKGFHSIFLEVPLSLVVSPDESVMLGINFLGAYTFTADPVWQPYLFGGGGPVYNFADIPGMGADLNGNYQFGLGLEYAWKGDRKLLMESRYHHISNNGSEEPNDPLNAFKLLVGVTF; from the coding sequence ATGAAAAAATATATGCAGTTCCTTCGTCCCTTGTCTGTTCTGTGTTGCCTTGTTGTCACAATGTTCTTGGGTGCGGGAGGGGCCGATGCCGCAGAATTGGTTGATCCTTTCGATTTTTCCGGGGATAGTCGGGTGTTCCTTGGTGGCTATGGGCAATCCGTACCAGGCTGGGGAGAGACCGAAGAGCGGGTAACGACCTTGGAGCTGATCCCCCGCTATAATCATCGGATCATTGATGAGATGGGTTCCGGCTGGTACAAGGGCTTTCACTCCATCTTTCTCGAAGTGCCGCTCTCTCTGGTGGTCAGCCCTGACGAATCGGTAATGTTGGGCATCAACTTCCTGGGTGCCTACACCTTTACCGCAGACCCTGTCTGGCAGCCCTACCTGTTTGGCGGCGGCGGGCCGGTCTATAATTTTGCTGATATTCCCGGTATGGGGGCCGACCTGAACGGGAATTATCAATTCGGTCTTGGGCTGGAGTATGCCTGGAAAGGTGATCGGAAACTGCTCATGGAATCACGCTACCACCACATCTCCAATAACGGCAGCGAAGAGCCTAATGATCCCCTCAACGCCTTTAAGCTCTTGGTGGGAGTGACCTTCTGA
- a CDS encoding polysaccharide deacetylase family protein yields the protein MLIPAKLCKAEKIGIAALLSAVLCFFITPPLALLPLSLFLLLCFLAPFFPGISFFLPVISRAKPGTEGIVLTFDDGPSPEFTPILLDLLARYALPATFFVIGKKAAEHPELIAQILAAGHSIANHSWDHDYFLMLRSTESIQEDLHRTQKVLVRAGVRPLLFRPPVGITGPRLKKVLEQEGLLAVNYSCRALDRGNRQIVGLADKIMRKVRPGDIIMLHDLPTFQKKESALLCTEFDLLFQRLTGKCRVIPMEEALQRPVMQVEKEAGPLGAC from the coding sequence ATGTTGATTCCTGCTAAGCTTTGTAAGGCCGAAAAAATCGGCATTGCCGCTTTGTTGTCGGCTGTGCTCTGCTTTTTTATTACTCCACCCCTGGCCCTTCTCCCTTTATCGCTCTTCCTGCTCCTCTGCTTCCTTGCGCCATTCTTTCCGGGAATCAGTTTTTTCCTACCTGTTATCAGCAGGGCAAAGCCAGGAACGGAAGGCATTGTCCTGACCTTTGATGATGGCCCCTCCCCGGAATTCACCCCCATCCTGCTGGACCTCCTTGCCCGCTATGCTTTACCTGCAACCTTTTTTGTTATCGGAAAAAAAGCTGCTGAGCATCCTGAGCTGATTGCTCAGATTCTGGCCGCAGGCCACAGCATCGCGAATCATAGCTGGGATCATGATTATTTTCTCATGCTACGCAGTACGGAGAGTATTCAGGAGGATCTGCACAGAACCCAGAAGGTACTGGTTCGCGCCGGAGTTCGTCCCTTGTTGTTTCGTCCGCCGGTCGGCATTACCGGACCACGCCTGAAAAAGGTACTGGAGCAGGAAGGGCTGCTTGCGGTGAATTACAGCTGCCGGGCCCTTGATCGGGGTAATCGCCAGATTGTCGGGCTTGCAGATAAAATTATGCGCAAAGTTCGTCCGGGGGATATTATCATGCTTCACGACCTCCCGACCTTTCAGAAGAAAGAGAGTGCCTTGTTATGTACGGAATTCGATCTGTTATTTCAGCGTTTGACGGGTAAATGCAGGGTGATTCCGATGGAAGAGGCCTTGCAGAGGCCGGTGATGCAGGTGGAAAAGGAAGCAGGTCCCTTGGGAGCTTGTTGA
- a CDS encoding SulP family inorganic anion transporter yields the protein MKRFKFIEHKRGSIKDDVLSGLTVAIALVPEAVAFAFIAGISPIVGLYGAFMMGLVTSVIGGRPGMISGATGATAVVMVSLVKTGTEMGGEGAGLQYLFVTLLLVGVLQMLAGIFRFGKFVRLIPHPVMMGFVNGLAIVIFLAQLEMFKAGGAWMQGTPLYTMLGLVGLTMAILYLLPKFTTKVPAALVAIITVALLVIFTGIETETVLSFVQAKGGEGIKAGLPVFHVPAVPFSLETLYFIFPYAAIIASVGLIESLMTLNLIDELTNTHGNANKESIAQGVANMVNGFLGGMGGCAMIGQSIINIKSGGRGRLSGIVAALSLLMFILFGSTYIGMIPVAALVGLMFMVVLGTFAWSTFGVLDKIPLSDALVILLVTVLTVVFDLAIAVLAGVVVSALVFAWENAIRIRARKRIDENGVKHYEIFGPLFFGSVQMFNSKFDVENDPDEVIIDFKESRVADHSGIEAINKLAQKYEQAGKNISLQHLSPDCRKLIHKADKLIQVDIIEDPEYTVAVDGFEDYSPV from the coding sequence ATGAAGAGATTTAAGTTCATAGAGCATAAAAGAGGTTCAATAAAAGACGATGTCCTTTCTGGATTGACGGTCGCTATCGCCCTCGTCCCGGAGGCCGTCGCCTTTGCCTTTATTGCCGGTATATCGCCGATTGTTGGGCTGTACGGGGCCTTTATGATGGGCCTGGTAACCTCCGTGATCGGAGGTCGCCCAGGGATGATCTCCGGTGCAACCGGTGCCACCGCCGTTGTAATGGTCTCCTTAGTCAAAACAGGTACTGAAATGGGAGGGGAGGGCGCTGGCTTGCAATACCTCTTTGTCACCCTGCTGCTTGTTGGTGTGCTCCAGATGCTGGCTGGTATTTTTCGCTTTGGCAAATTTGTTCGCCTGATCCCGCATCCAGTTATGATGGGCTTTGTCAATGGCCTGGCCATCGTTATCTTCCTTGCCCAGCTGGAGATGTTTAAGGCGGGCGGTGCGTGGATGCAGGGCACTCCTCTCTATACCATGTTGGGGCTTGTTGGCCTTACTATGGCTATACTTTATCTCCTGCCCAAGTTCACGACTAAGGTGCCAGCCGCCTTGGTGGCTATCATTACGGTGGCCTTGCTGGTTATTTTTACCGGAATTGAGACTGAGACGGTCCTTTCCTTTGTCCAGGCAAAAGGTGGTGAGGGGATTAAGGCTGGCTTACCGGTGTTCCATGTTCCGGCTGTGCCTTTCAGCCTGGAAACGCTTTATTTTATCTTTCCTTATGCGGCAATTATTGCCTCTGTTGGTTTGATTGAATCCCTGATGACCTTGAATCTTATTGATGAACTGACCAATACGCATGGCAATGCCAATAAGGAAAGCATTGCTCAGGGGGTAGCAAATATGGTGAACGGCTTTCTGGGTGGCATGGGCGGTTGCGCCATGATCGGCCAGAGCATCATTAATATTAAATCCGGTGGGCGGGGGCGCTTATCTGGAATTGTGGCAGCCTTATCCCTGCTTATGTTTATCCTCTTTGGTTCCACATATATCGGGATGATTCCGGTGGCAGCCTTGGTTGGCCTGATGTTTATGGTTGTTCTTGGAACCTTTGCCTGGAGCACCTTTGGGGTTCTTGATAAGATTCCTCTGTCCGATGCCCTGGTTATCCTCCTGGTCACCGTCTTAACCGTGGTTTTTGATCTGGCCATTGCTGTCCTTGCCGGGGTTGTTGTTTCAGCCTTGGTTTTTGCCTGGGAGAATGCCATTCGCATTCGGGCGCGAAAGCGTATTGATGAAAACGGGGTCAAACATTATGAGATATTCGGGCCACTCTTCTTTGGTTCGGTCCAGATGTTCAACAGTAAGTTTGATGTGGAAAACGACCCTGATGAGGTCATCATCGATTTTAAGGAATCCCGGGTTGCCGACCATTCCGGAATTGAAGCCATTAATAAATTGGCCCAGAAATATGAGCAGGCTGGCAAAAACATCAGTTTGCAGCACCTGAGTCCTGATTGTCGTAAGCTCATCCATAAGGCAGATAAGCTTATTCAGGTCGATATCATTGAAGACCCTGAGTACACTGTTGCTGTGGATGGCTTTGAAGATTACTCACCTGTGTAA
- a CDS encoding AraC family transcriptional regulator ligand-binding domain-containing protein, translating into MPSPREIPQEYRILSSMGTVTVFFAAYLGLSVEYISKETNIDPGRLIDPENYLPEEFFEKFFQMLIRKFPERNVALELARVAPMSYFGTPGQLFLRAPDAQSMLDIFVNHCDLFADRLEIRAISGSQETFFRTRQPLSDVDQGMSAEIGLGIGARITRECFGEGLLTRVQFRHRARGPVATYREFFGVPVSFGAEFNALVFSSQELKKRSNKRGGQEMRSSLEQRLQRLRQELGLDRADGLADIRRVAMCNAMKGDYSVDGLARSMGMSTCTLRRRMPEGVTPANLLGEVRYVNAMGMLADKSLSIDEVSFRLGFESDRGFRKAFKRWSGKTPVEARKGIG; encoded by the coding sequence ATGCCGTCTCCCCGTGAAATACCTCAGGAATACCGCATCCTCAGCAGTATGGGGACCGTTACTGTTTTTTTTGCTGCGTATCTTGGTTTGTCTGTCGAATACATTAGTAAGGAAACAAATATCGACCCCGGTCGACTTATTGATCCTGAAAATTACCTGCCGGAAGAATTTTTTGAAAAATTTTTCCAGATGCTGATCAGAAAGTTCCCGGAACGGAACGTGGCGCTGGAATTGGCGCGGGTTGCCCCGATGTCCTATTTCGGTACGCCAGGACAGCTCTTTCTACGTGCGCCTGATGCACAGAGCATGCTGGATATTTTTGTCAATCATTGCGATCTCTTTGCTGATCGCCTTGAGATCAGGGCTATTTCCGGTTCGCAAGAGACCTTTTTTCGTACCCGCCAACCCCTGAGCGATGTGGATCAGGGAATGAGTGCAGAAATCGGGCTCGGTATCGGGGCGCGAATCACTCGGGAATGTTTTGGTGAGGGCTTATTGACTCGGGTTCAGTTCCGCCATAGGGCTCGTGGGCCAGTTGCCACCTATAGGGAATTTTTCGGTGTGCCTGTGAGTTTTGGGGCGGAATTTAATGCGCTGGTGTTCAGTAGCCAGGAACTGAAGAAGCGCTCCAATAAGAGAGGGGGGCAGGAGATGCGTTCGTCGCTGGAGCAGCGGCTGCAACGCCTTCGCCAGGAGCTCGGTTTGGACCGGGCCGATGGTCTTGCGGATATCCGCCGGGTAGCCATGTGTAATGCGATGAAGGGGGATTATTCAGTGGATGGTTTGGCCCGGAGTATGGGGATGAGCACCTGCACCTTACGGCGGCGTATGCCGGAGGGGGTTACGCCAGCGAATCTGTTGGGGGAGGTGCGCTATGTGAATGCAATGGGGATGCTGGCGGATAAGAGCCTCAGTATTGATGAGGTATCCTTTCGGCTGGGTTTTGAGAGTGACCGGGGCTTCCGAAAGGCCTTTAAGCGTTGGTCCGGGAAGACGCCTGTTGAGGCAAGGAAGGGGATAGGGTAA
- a CDS encoding CAP domain-containing protein, protein MNSSPEISLIDLFLTLPCTCTNSTLEVNSNPRRMSPRTLDRAIDWIAGHATQNVQLVFRGSEDPSLTLDLIERAASRCQKWEICHPVHFTLTLVIHSLDLDEQLAAQLAAWNVEYLFSCDEYDSSHQRTRDDKRIDNLVDVMDSHIMQTRLSINPEGKVFTCPPMTFLPKQDRLLLGELGDVFKWDDIEKNLKTFQEELEEELQEGKNKEEATSCQHLRKKSPLAMGAIGVLCVLLSLPLSLPISTTVAEVRPHGVDSVAMTIAHNQWRVQVDAPALIWSDTLATSALNWSEQLAADGCLMKHSTGGSYGENIYWASPLSFSDGTRIVQGIKDQDVVDAWGSEITFYDYASNSCKGGVCGHYTQMVWKDTREVGCGMTVCGDQEQIWVCQYSPAGNMMGQRPY, encoded by the coding sequence ATGAATTCAAGCCCTGAAATATCCCTTATTGACCTATTCCTGACATTGCCCTGTACATGCACAAACAGTACACTGGAGGTAAACAGTAATCCGCGCAGGATGTCTCCCCGCACCCTGGACCGGGCCATTGACTGGATTGCCGGACATGCCACACAGAATGTACAGCTTGTTTTTCGGGGCAGCGAGGATCCTTCTCTGACCCTGGACCTGATAGAACGAGCAGCCTCCCGCTGCCAAAAATGGGAGATCTGTCATCCGGTACATTTCACGCTCACTCTCGTCATCCATTCCCTGGACCTTGACGAGCAACTTGCCGCCCAACTTGCGGCCTGGAATGTGGAATATCTGTTTTCCTGTGATGAATATGACTCAAGTCACCAGAGGACACGGGACGACAAACGCATTGATAACCTGGTTGATGTTATGGACAGTCACATTATGCAGACTCGGCTTTCTATCAATCCAGAAGGAAAGGTATTTACCTGCCCGCCCATGACCTTCCTGCCCAAACAGGACAGGCTTTTGCTCGGTGAACTCGGCGATGTATTCAAGTGGGATGATATTGAGAAGAACCTAAAGACTTTTCAAGAGGAACTGGAGGAGGAACTACAGGAGGGGAAAAATAAGGAAGAGGCAACAAGCTGCCAACATTTGAGAAAAAAATCTCCCCTGGCTATGGGGGCAATCGGAGTGCTCTGCGTTCTGTTGTCTTTACCGCTGTCTTTACCGATAAGCACGACAGTGGCTGAAGTAAGGCCCCATGGCGTCGACTCTGTTGCCATGACGATCGCTCATAATCAATGGCGCGTGCAGGTTGATGCCCCTGCCCTGATCTGGTCTGACACCTTGGCAACCAGTGCCCTGAATTGGTCCGAACAGCTGGCAGCAGATGGTTGCCTGATGAAACACAGCACCGGCGGCAGCTATGGAGAAAATATCTATTGGGCAAGCCCTCTGTCCTTCTCTGATGGAACAAGGATCGTGCAGGGAATAAAGGACCAGGATGTGGTTGACGCCTGGGGAAGTGAGATCACCTTTTACGACTATGCATCAAACAGCTGCAAGGGCGGCGTCTGCGGCCATTACACCCAAATGGTTTGGAAGGACACGCGAGAGGTGGGTTGCGGAATGACAGTGTGCGGCGACCAGGAACAGATCTGGGTCTGCCAGTATTCCCCTGCCGGAAATATGATGGGGCAAAGGCCGTATTAA
- the hemG gene encoding protoporphyrinogen oxidase has protein sequence MQSSADVLIIGAGLSGLAAATFLKHKEPNISLLIIEQGDHPGGAVRSHIEEGYLAEGGAHGFLDNALESRVLVHEAGLVEEVEKAPLSEFVRYICLDGKLQLIPQSPGKILKAPLVPWTAKLRVLADLWKRPLTDEPTVAQWMEHRFGKSLLPFADAVFTGTYAGDIERLKLEAVMPGLHNLEQAHGSVLKGAVRKLWAARKERGKESGKKKGLPSMTSFKAGMARLPQAMAAKLIPNQEIMYRTAARSIVQVDKGWLVRTGQLELHARHLIIALPVNSCLKLLEGSELPAPPCAQIPEARIATVALGFTDKADIPFGFGYLAPEQEHRFALGALFSSHMFPGRAPEGHALMEALVGGRRHPERLDLSDEELVEKVYEDLKQLMDLPEPPVFSRVLRPNYGIPQLEEGYPALLDWRRQVLDTHKNLHLCGFGWQGIGINDMHKQAWEMAKRILAGYHEEQEEGVKGIYF, from the coding sequence ATGCAATCATCTGCTGATGTCTTAATTATCGGTGCCGGTCTGTCCGGGCTGGCAGCTGCTACCTTTCTGAAACATAAAGAGCCGAATATCTCTTTACTGATTATCGAACAGGGAGATCATCCCGGAGGTGCTGTCCGATCGCATATTGAGGAGGGCTATCTTGCTGAGGGCGGGGCACATGGATTCCTCGACAATGCCCTGGAAAGCCGGGTCCTCGTCCATGAGGCCGGTCTGGTTGAGGAGGTTGAGAAGGCCCCTTTATCGGAGTTTGTTCGTTATATCTGTCTGGATGGAAAACTGCAGCTCATTCCCCAGAGTCCAGGAAAAATTCTTAAGGCGCCTCTGGTGCCCTGGACGGCCAAGCTCCGGGTTCTTGCTGATCTCTGGAAAAGGCCTCTTACGGATGAACCTACGGTGGCGCAATGGATGGAGCATCGTTTTGGTAAATCCTTGCTGCCTTTTGCCGATGCTGTTTTTACCGGGACCTATGCCGGTGATATTGAACGGCTGAAGCTGGAAGCGGTTATGCCTGGTCTGCATAATTTAGAGCAGGCGCACGGCTCGGTGTTGAAAGGGGCGGTGCGGAAGCTGTGGGCAGCCCGTAAGGAACGTGGCAAAGAGAGTGGGAAGAAAAAAGGACTGCCTTCCATGACCAGCTTTAAGGCGGGAATGGCGCGTCTGCCACAGGCAATGGCTGCCAAGCTGATTCCTAATCAGGAAATTATGTATCGGACCGCAGCCCGTTCTATAGTCCAGGTCGATAAGGGCTGGTTGGTAAGAACCGGCCAGCTGGAGTTGCATGCTCGTCACCTGATTATTGCCCTGCCGGTGAATAGCTGCTTGAAGTTGCTTGAAGGGAGCGAGCTCCCTGCTCCTCCTTGTGCCCAGATTCCTGAGGCTCGAATCGCCACTGTAGCCCTTGGTTTTACCGATAAGGCCGATATCCCCTTTGGCTTTGGCTATCTTGCCCCGGAGCAAGAACATCGTTTTGCCCTGGGAGCCTTATTTTCTTCACATATGTTTCCAGGAAGGGCACCTGAAGGGCATGCCCTTATGGAGGCCCTGGTTGGCGGGCGCAGGCATCCTGAGCGGCTTGACTTGAGCGATGAGGAATTGGTGGAAAAGGTCTATGAGGATCTGAAGCAGCTTATGGATCTGCCTGAGCCACCGGTATTCAGTCGGGTCCTGCGTCCTAACTATGGTATTCCCCAATTAGAAGAGGGATATCCTGCGCTGCTGGACTGGCGGCGGCAGGTGCTGGACACGCATAAAAATTTGCATCTCTGTGGCTTTGGCTGGCAGGGGATCGGGATTAATGATATGCATAAACAGGCCTGGGAAATGGCTAAGCGCATTTTGGCCGGTTATCATGAAGAGCAGGAGGAGGGAGTCAAAGGGATATATTTCTGA